In Aricia agestis chromosome 14, ilAriAges1.1, whole genome shotgun sequence, one genomic interval encodes:
- the LOC121733834 gene encoding early growth response protein 3 isoform X2, which yields MGTDAEPPAPHLLSLADVGLSFDCALKPAPAPASGGTPTDLNTPVSTSDLPAFFPSLLEPPPISGAFARTLCYTPEYDPGTLPGDELSLGCSPRRHKHEASLSPGARAEDASNASSASASLYGPPMGGKRAPSPPLQWLLPSGPGPGSVDKYFQQEYEERVELLPPDCQPAYCPQPQQCPPQHCEYRPPPQQQQQQHTWETQEYAAAPQPAPGPSGLPKREPYLSPVGDRPIQLAEYNPSTSKGHEILSQVYQQSAQPLRLVAVKPRKYPNRPSKTPVHERPYACPVDGCDRRFSRSDELTRHIRIHTGQKPFQCRICMRSFSRSDHLTTHVRTHTGEKPFACDVCGRKFARSDEKKRHAKVHLKQRLKRERGGGGPTHHHEGHSHASL from the exons ATGGGCACGGACGCGGAGCCTCCGGCGCCGCACCTGCTGTCGCTGGCGGACGTGGGCCTGTCGTTCGACTGCGCGCTGAAGCCTGCCCCGGCGCCGGCATCCGGCGGCACCCCGACCGACCTCAACACGCCGGTCTCCACCTCTGACCTGCCAGCCTTCTTCCCGAGTTTGCTCGAACCTCCGCCTATATCAGGTGCGTTCGCACGCACTCTCTGTTACACGCCAGAATATGACCCAG GTACTTTGCCAGGCGATGAGCTATCTCTGGGCTGCTCGCCCCGACGACACAAGCACGAGGCGTCCCTTTCCCCGGGCGCCAGAGCAGAGGACGCGAGCAATGCATCGAGCGCGAGTGCATCGCTCTACGGCCCTCCCATGGGAGGCAAACGCGCGCCTTCGCCACCCCTGCAGTGGCTCCTGCCGTCCGGACCCGGGCCGGGCAGCGTCGACAAATACTTTCAACAGGAGTACGAGGAGCGAGTCGAACTCCTTCCGCCCGACTGTCAGCCCGCGTACTGCCCTCAGCCGCAGCAGTGTCCGCCTCAACATTGCGAATATCGGCCTCCCccccagcagcagcagcagcagcacaCGTGGGAGACGCAGGAGTACGCGGCCGCGCCGCAGCCCGCGCCGGGGCCGTCCGGTTTACCAAAGCGAGAGCCGTACCTGAGTCCGGTGGGAGACCGACCGATACAGTTGGCAGAATACAACCCGTCCACGAGCAAGGGCCACGAGATCCTCTCGCAGGTTTATCAGCAGAGCGCCCAGCCTCTCCGTTTGGTGGCAGTAAAGCCCCGGAAATACCCGAATCGCCCGAGCAAAACGCCGGTGCACGAGCGGCCCTACGCCTGCCCCGTCGACGGCTGCGATCGGAGGTTCTCGCGATCGGACGAGCTGACGAGGCATATACGCATTCACACGGGCCAGAAGCCTTTTCAGTGTCGTATTTGTATGCGATCGTTCAGTAGATCGGACCATCTGACGACACACGTAAGAACGCACACCGGCGAGAAGCCCTTCGCGTGCGACGTGTGCGGACGCAAGTTCGCTAGGTCGGACGAGAAAAAAAGGCACGCGAAGGTTCACCTGAAACAACGACTAAAGAGGGAGAGGGGGGGAGGAGGACCGACGCATCATCACGAGGGTCACTCGCACGCGTCGCTCTAG
- the LOC121733834 gene encoding early growth response protein 3 isoform X3, with amino-acid sequence MGTDAEPPAPHLLSLADVGLSFDCALKPAPAPASGGTPTDLNTPVSTSDLPAFFPSLLEPPPISGTLPGDELSLGCSPRRHKHEASLSPGARAEDASNASSASASLYGPPMGGKRAPSPPLQWLLPSGPGPGSVDKYFQQEYEERVELLPPDCQPAYCPQPQQCPPQHCEYRPPPQQQQQQHTWETQEYAAAPQPAPGPSGLPKREPYLSPVGDRPIQLAEYNPSTSKGHEILSQVYQQSAQPLRLVAVKPRKYPNRPSKTPVHERPYACPVDGCDRRFSRSDELTRHIRIHTGQKPFQCRICMRSFSRSDHLTTHVRTHTGEKPFACDVCGRKFARSDEKKRHAKVHLKQRLKRERGGGGPTHHHEGHSHASL; translated from the exons ATGGGCACGGACGCGGAGCCTCCGGCGCCGCACCTGCTGTCGCTGGCGGACGTGGGCCTGTCGTTCGACTGCGCGCTGAAGCCTGCCCCGGCGCCGGCATCCGGCGGCACCCCGACCGACCTCAACACGCCGGTCTCCACCTCTGACCTGCCAGCCTTCTTCCCGAGTTTGCTCGAACCTCCGCCTATATCAG GTACTTTGCCAGGCGATGAGCTATCTCTGGGCTGCTCGCCCCGACGACACAAGCACGAGGCGTCCCTTTCCCCGGGCGCCAGAGCAGAGGACGCGAGCAATGCATCGAGCGCGAGTGCATCGCTCTACGGCCCTCCCATGGGAGGCAAACGCGCGCCTTCGCCACCCCTGCAGTGGCTCCTGCCGTCCGGACCCGGGCCGGGCAGCGTCGACAAATACTTTCAACAGGAGTACGAGGAGCGAGTCGAACTCCTTCCGCCCGACTGTCAGCCCGCGTACTGCCCTCAGCCGCAGCAGTGTCCGCCTCAACATTGCGAATATCGGCCTCCCccccagcagcagcagcagcagcacaCGTGGGAGACGCAGGAGTACGCGGCCGCGCCGCAGCCCGCGCCGGGGCCGTCCGGTTTACCAAAGCGAGAGCCGTACCTGAGTCCGGTGGGAGACCGACCGATACAGTTGGCAGAATACAACCCGTCCACGAGCAAGGGCCACGAGATCCTCTCGCAGGTTTATCAGCAGAGCGCCCAGCCTCTCCGTTTGGTGGCAGTAAAGCCCCGGAAATACCCGAATCGCCCGAGCAAAACGCCGGTGCACGAGCGGCCCTACGCCTGCCCCGTCGACGGCTGCGATCGGAGGTTCTCGCGATCGGACGAGCTGACGAGGCATATACGCATTCACACGGGCCAGAAGCCTTTTCAGTGTCGTATTTGTATGCGATCGTTCAGTAGATCGGACCATCTGACGACACACGTAAGAACGCACACCGGCGAGAAGCCCTTCGCGTGCGACGTGTGCGGACGCAAGTTCGCTAGGTCGGACGAGAAAAAAAGGCACGCGAAGGTTCACCTGAAACAACGACTAAAGAGGGAGAGGGGGGGAGGAGGACCGACGCATCATCACGAGGGTCACTCGCACGCGTCGCTCTAG